A window from Culex pipiens pallens isolate TS chromosome 3, TS_CPP_V2, whole genome shotgun sequence encodes these proteins:
- the LOC120424167 gene encoding AT-rich interactive domain-containing protein 4B isoform X2, translating to MQQVDDPPYLTVGTEVSAKYKGAFCEAKVRKVVRNIKCKVAYKQTGLGSGVVSDEQIKGALRVGASVEVRHPERKEYVEATLTKIQDCSQYTVVFDDGDITTLRRSALCLKSGRHFNESETLDQLPLTHPEHFGNPVIGGRRGRRSRHLLQDDSSDEDDEPASSSRSNVAGDKEEHIGKVVCVETSDNKKKNPKENWFPGLVVAPTAQDQVRIRIKDEYLVRSFKDGRYYTVPKKEASDFTRDSTNKSEAAAVSAALDFMDNDTLPPHWDREVLFGNAGSCSDSEQELETDSSDDEPTEEKDHFVAQLYKFMDDRGTPLNKVPSIINRDVNLYRLFRAVQKLNGYNRVTSQNQWKQIALRLGFSPATASITNLVKQAYKKFLFSFEEFNRKLGCTMVPHPRTNRTKGRSLVRASSVQSPKTTEKDKPSTSKASTSAAIAAAQEAASSSAVEESGSESSAAETPPTSTAKQPPPAAATSTKRKLSGAGVGKVKALVDKFEEKEKEREKEKEKEKEKSKESVKKQEEPAVKKEPKTPKQAPPPPPVKAPVESEKRGRKRKETDSTDSKKDEKDSGKGSSGGVSNSSADGGPGGGPGSSGGVNVAVDAKETKRSGDFPIEVGDKLKVYYDEQKVTYEAKVIEIAMQEGNPIYLVHYTGWNTRYDEWVRKERIAENLTNSKNTKKSKSERNSSGPPGSSGPTTPATTPKASKRIRGNSKGDITATPTTTTTTTTTPGSNPVTPSTSASSSQRNKSPASAPPGHHRRPVTRGGHPHSSSRRRTSNNTDISSLSIATDDNTSDDSEDSDSVPIKKCPTNTNSSASSSSSTSSSSSLSSSSTKVSTTAEAGSSSEAAAISADEFSNGASKGRDYDLNQVNFGIRSELKGFKELKSPASPASDSTATANTEGVTATASSSSPSKDQPEKKAVDADDVSTSGSPTTTLKEEPADIEEDIDAKSTESETLCSEEDSSQSSNKAFSSSPITAMVDSEDTAPEAPVLEPVTSATTVVAASTVSSTVSVITSPVVKSTTVVKVVEVKSVEKEKPPEKVVKAVEEKAGSMPVRPPLKTYGTEAAIRANAEKDAVKFAFSTIIRETEPLDALPPIPVGGGAPSTSSAVVTSVVKEVAQVAPVISKPSQLLHEDKPKPQPIQRGNPSAFASTSGPAVKATPAAPLPAAQPPPATIAPPLKSTKLINVQDEIVATVINKSAIAAATTATAVSAALSSTIPGTASSVNAPAVPVPVATPTPPPATTTSTTTLAALRAEKKLTGDKKVEKVIPLSKLAPSSSSATLLPTEKKLSSSTLTPAQNKLLSKEALSIKSIFESSAAKLDDKITDVYEFKDVEFDLEPKGSAVTGAGTPRKLVSDVPQAEVVSSLIPALLVEEKKVVGLKKGPLVRKADPLALVDKKVKKPSPIKETDKLKLVRREKERDPEKEKLLLSELEGAAASFSSTMTTTPEKSSPHFAGFSSASATKIEHSFDVLRKSPNFNVAPHRDEKEEVKPEPAKLATVTKGIFTPVMSPTGLECTESIKSPLRVEEKVKEEPTLENCKKYFNDMNFEFDAPKVEKPPSIADKVLKALSQQQQQQAGHASTVKTEFPKYIIPTPVHKHHPTPSVSIEPVIASSVTPIPTAPLKFEATNFAAVIPIIPVKTILPQPLPLTEPPKIELPNIILKKEIDLSKTIPVVATPLLKIPSTFTAIKPEILPPTTCTKSQDLTESIKKLETSNLVQAESSRFTHHDEDSTDSNDSEHRLVIEDPEALDHPSVVTTPNQQTDFEKLIKVEVEEKPHISHVDMHSAASAAAVAAVACKEKLVYKTEPPPVELVKDESKPKPASILETIIQSELNTAASRGIGSQGYLKLKDQQDSFAQNELERLRREEQLQQQQQQQNQPPPSNPTPQPAVAEPADKKAPDSSTGSTESLSLLLCEETIPGSPAPVCGVSSAAAQKESTKVYAETGSSFLQPQNIAANAAAASDLKPVPMDLEPVADTTMNPARKAADTVDTPTSSPRDSVSQDENQEPDASPTKRRRQRKASEEPTIKRRRTAASGGGYGSRGGHRNVPSNATDSEDNSDSMAFQRGASAGGNTSGAGGGSSSAASPAGGKSGRPCQYNFLVNLDPALNSAQRVAILKKKIQELRKTYNAIKAELASIDRRRKKLRRRERENKKQAKLAAAAAAAAGAANI from the exons ATGCAG CAAGTGGACGATCCCCCATATTTGACTGTTGGCACGGAGGTTAGCGCCAAATACAAGGGGGCGTTTTGCGAGGCCAAGGTCCGCAAAGTGGTCCGGAACATCAAGTGCAAGGTCGCGTACAAGCAGACCGGCCTGGGCTCGGGCGTCGTCTCGGATGAGCAAATCAAGGGCGCGTTGCGGGTGGGCGCTTCGGTTGAGGTGCGGCATCCGGAGCGGAAGGAGTACGTGGAAGCGACGCTGACCAAGATTCAGGACTGCTCGCAGTACACGGTGGTGTTTGACGACGGGGACATAACGACGCTGCGACGGAGTGCGCTCTGTCTGAAGAGTGGGCGCCACTTTAACGAGAGTGAAACGCTGGACCAGCTTCCGCTGACGCATCCGGAGCACTTTGGGAATCCGGTGATTGGTGGACGGCGTGGTCGAAGGTCGCGCCATTTGCTGCAGGACGATAGCTCGGACGAGGATGATGAACCGGCGTCCAGCTCGCGGTCGAACGTGGCCGGCGACAAGGAGGAACACATTGGGAAGGTCGTCTGCGTGGAGACCAGCGATAACAAGAAGAAGAATCCCAAGGAGAATTGGTTTCCGGGGCTGGTGGTGGCTCCGACGGCGCAGGATCAAGTCCGCATTCGAATTAAGGACGAATACCTGGTGCGGTCGTTCAAGGATGGCCGCTACTACACCGTCCCCAAGAAGGAAGCCTCGGACTTTACCCGTGATAGCACCAACAAAAGTGAAGCGGCCGCCGTATCGGCCGCCCTCGACTTTATGGACAATGACACGCTTCCGCCGCATTGGGACCGCGAGGTCCTGTTCGGAAACGCAGGCAGCTGCTCGGACTCGGAACAGGAGCTGGAAACGGACAGCTCGGACGACGAGCCCACCGAGGAGAAGGACCACTTTGTGGCGCAGCTGTACAAGTTTATGGACGATCGCGGCACGCCCCTGAACAAGGTTCCGTCGATCATCAACCGCGACGTCAACCTGTACCGACTGTTCCGGGCGGTCCAGAAGCTGAACGGTTACAACCGCGTCACCAGCCAGAACCAGTGGAAACAGATCGCGCTACGCCTAGGATTCTCACCGGCCACGGCCAGCATCACGAACCTCGTCAAGCAGGCCTACAAAAAGTTCCTCTTCTCGTTTGAAGAGTTCAACCGGAAGCTGGGCTGCACGATGGTCCCCCATCCGCGTACCAACCGCACCAAAGGACGCAGTCTGGTGCGCGCCAGCTCCGTACAATCGCCCAAAACAACGGAAAAGGACAAACCATCCACGTCGAAGGCGTCCACATCGGCTGCCATTGCCGCCGCTCAGGAAGCTGCCTCCAGCAGTGCCGTTGAAGAGTCTGGAAGTGAATCGAGTGCGGCCGAAACGCCACCAACGAGCACGGCCAAACAACCGCCACCGGCGGCGGCCACCAGTACCAAGCGAAAGCTGTCCGGAGCTGGCGTTGGCAAGGTCAAAGCGCTCGTGGACAAGTTTGAGGAGAAGGAAAAAGAGCGCGAGAAGGAGAAGGAAAAAGAAAAGGAAAAGAGTAAGGAAAGCGTAAAAAAGCAGGAAGAACCTGCTGTGAAGAAGGAGCCCAAGACTCCGAAGCAAgcgccaccaccaccgccaGTAAAAGCGCCAGTTGAAAGTGAGAAACGTGGCCGAAAGCGGAAGGAGACTGATTCAACGGATTCGAAAAAGGACGAAAAGGACAGTGGAAAGGGTTCTTCCGGGGGTGTAAGCAACAGTTCGGCCGACGGTGGTCCCGGAGGTGGCCCAGGGTCAAGTGGCGGTGTCAACGTGGCAGTCGATGCCAAGGAAACGAAACGAAGCGGAGACTTCCCGATCGAGGTCGGTGACAAGCTGAAGGTTTACTACGACGAGCAGAAGGTCACGTACGAGGCGAAGGTCATCGAGATTGCCATGCAGGAGGGAAACCCAATCTACCTGGTGCACTACACCGGCTGGAACACACGATACGACGAGTGGGTCCGCAAGGAACGCATCGCGGAGAATCTCACCAACAGCAAAAACACCAAGAAGAGCAAATCCGAACGTAACAGCAGTGGACCGCCGGGCAGCTCCGGCCCAACAACACCCGCGACCACTCCGAAAGCCTCCAAGCGCATTCGAGGCAACTCAAAGGGTGACATCACCGCCACCCCCACCACAACCACAACAACGACCACCACCCCCGGTTCAAACCCCGTCACTCCAAGCACCTCCGCATCGTCCTCCCAGCGCAACAAATCGCCAGCATCCGCCCCTCCCGGTCACCACCGGCGGCCGGTAACGCGCGGCGGTCACCCGCACTCTTCCTCGCGCCGCCGAACCTCCAACAACACCGACATCTCGTCGCTGTCCATCGCCACCGACGACAACACCAGCGACGACTCGGAGGACTCGGACTCGGTGCCGATCAAAAAGTGCCCCACCAACACCAACAGCTcggcctcgtcgtcgtcgtccaccTCGTCGAGCAGCAGCCTCAGCTCGAGCAGCACGAAAGTAAGTACAACGGCCGAGGCGGGTTCGTCTTCGGAGGCGGCGGCCATCTCGGCGGATGAGTTTAGCAACGGAGCCTCCAAGGGTCGCGATTACGATCTGAACCAAGTAAATTTCGGG ATCCGGTCCGAGCTCAAAGGCTTCAAGGAGCTCAAATCTCCGGCCTCGCCCGCCTCGGACAGCACTGCGACGGCCAACACGGAAGGCGTCACCGCCACGGCATCCTCGTCCTCGCCGAGCAAGGACCAACCGGAGAAGAAAGCCGTCGATGCCGACGATGTTTCCACCTCCGGCTCACCCACGACGACGCTCAAGGAGGAACCGGCCGACATCGAGGAGGACATCGACGCCAAGTCGACCGAGTCGGAAACGCTGTGCAGCGAGGAGGACTCGTCCCAGTCGTCGAACAAGGCGTTCTCCAGCTCGCCCATTACGGCGATGGTCGATTCGGAGGATACGGCGCCGGAAGCGCCGGTGTTGGAGCCGGTGACGTCGGCGACGACGGTGGTGGCAGCGAGTACGGTTAGTTCGACCGTTTCGGTTATTACGAGTCCGGTGGTGAAGAGTACGACCGTGGTTAAGGTGGTTGAGGTGAAGTCCGTTGAGAAGGAGAAGCCTCCGGAGAAGGTGGTTAAGGCGGTGGAGGAGAAAGCTGGGTCGATGCCGGTGAGGCCTCCTCTCAAGACGTACGGTACGGAAGCGGCGATTCGGGCGAACGCCGAGAAGGATGCGGTCAAGTTTGCGTTCAGCACGATCATTCGGGAAACTGAACCGTTGGACGCGCTGCCACCGATTCCGGTTGGAGGTGGTGCTCCGTCGACTTCTAGCGCAGTTGTTACGTCCGTTGTTAAGGAGGTCGCCCAGGTTGCACCGGTCATCTCCAAACCATCTCAGCTACTCCACGAAGACAAGCCGAAACCGCAACCGATACAACGTGGAAATCCGTCGGCATTCGCTTCCACTTCGGGACCAGCGGTCAAGGCAACTCCTGCTGCGCCGCTGCCTGCAGCTCAACCACCGCCAGCGACGATCGCGCCACCCCTGAAGAGTACAAAGCTGATCAACGTTCAGGACGAGATCGTGGCCACCGTGATCAACAAGTCGGCGATCGCTGCGGCCACAACGGCGACGGCCGTATCGGCCGCCCTTTCGTCCACAATCCCCGGAACCGCTTCGTCGGTCAACGCTCCCGCAGTACCTGTCCCGGTGGCCACACCAACTCCGCCACCCGCAACCACAACCAGTACGACCACGTTGGCGGCTCTGCGCGCCGAAAAGAAGCTGACCGGCGACAAGAAGGTCGAAAAGGTCATCCCGTTGAGCAAGCTAGCTCCCAGCAGCTCATCGGCGACGCTGCTTCCCACGGAGAAGAAGCTGTCCTCGTCGACGCTGACGCCGGCCCAGAACAAGCTGCTCAGCAAGGAGGCACTCTCGATCAAGTCGATCTTCGAGTCGAGTGCGGCCAAGCTGGACGACAAGATCACCGACGTGTACGAGTTCAAGGACGTCGAGTTCGACCTGGAACCGAAGGGAAGCGCCGTAACGGGTGCGGGCACTCCGCGCAAGCTTGTTTCGGATGTGCCGCAGGCGGAGGTGGTCAGCTCGTTGATTCCGGCGTTGCTAGTTGAGGAGAAGAAGGTCGTAGGGCTGAAGAAGGGACCGCTCGTGCGGAAAGCCGACCCGTTGGCCCTTGTGGACAAAAAGGTTAAGAAACCTTCACCCATCAAGGAAACGGACAAGCTCAAGCTGGTTCGTCGCGAGAAGGAGCGCGATCCGGAAAAGGAGAAACTCTTGTTGAGCGAGTTGGAAGGTGCGGCAGCGTCGTTCAGCAGCACGATGACGACGACTCCGGAGAAGTCTTCACCGCACTTTGCCGGATTTTCGTCGGCGTCAGCTACCAAGATTGAACATTCGTTTGATGTTCTGCGCAAGTCGCCCAACTTTAACGTGGCTCCGCATCGAGATGAAAAGGAAGAGGTCAAACCGGAACCGGCCAAGCTGGCCACCGTGACCAAGGGGATCTTCACACCGGTGATGTCCCCAACGGGACTGGAGTGCACCGAATCAATCAAGAGTCCGTTACGGGTGGAGGAGAAGGTAAAGGAGGAACCGACGCTGGAGAACTGTAAAAAGTACTTCAACGACATGAACTTTGAGTTTGATGCACCGAAGGTCGAGAAGCCTCCGTCGATTGCGGACAAGGTGCTGAAGGCGCTGAgtcaacagcaacagcagcaagcTGGTCACGCAAGCACCGTCAAGACGGAGTTCCCCAAGTACATCATACCAACTCCGGTTCACAAGCACCATCCCACGCCATCGGTGTCCATCGAACCCGTAATCGCCAGCTCGGTGACTCCAATCCCCACGGCGCCACTCAAGTTTGAAGCGACCAACTTTGCCGCGGTCATTCCAATCATCCCCGTTAAAACAATCCTCCCGCAACCGCTACCCCTCACAGAACCACCCAAAATCGAGCTACCCAACATCATCCTGAAGAAGGAGATTGACCTGTCCAAAACGATCCCCGTCGTGGCGACCCCACTTCTCAAAATCCCGTCCACCTTCACCGCCATCAAGCCGGAGATTCTTCCCCCGACGACCTGCACCAAGAGCCAAGATCTCACCGAATCAATCAAGAAGCTCGAAACGTCCAACCTGGTCCAGGCCGAATCCTCCCGCTTCACCCACCACGACGAGGACAGCACCGACAGCAACGACTCCGAGCATCGCCTCGTCATCGAAGATCCGGAAGCGCTGGACCACCCCAGCGTCGTCACCACCCCAAACCAACAAACCGACTTTGAAAAGCTCATCAAGGTCGAAGTCGAGGAGAAGCCGCACATTTCGCACGTTGACATGCACTCGGCAGCGTCCGCCGCGGCCGTTGCCGCCGTCGCCTGCAAGGAAAAGCTCGTCTACAAGACGGAACCCCCACCGGTCGAGCTCGTCAAGGACGAATCCAAGCCCAAACCGGCCAGCATCCTCGAAACCATCATCCAGAGCGAGCTGAACACGGCCGCTAGCCGCGGCATCGGTTCCCAAGGCTATCTCAAGCTCAAAGACCAACAGGACTCGTTTGCCCAAAATGAACTCGAGCGCCTTCGGCGCGAGGAACAActccaacagcaacaacaacaacaaaaccaacCTCCCCCTTCAAACCCAACCCCACAACCCGCTGTCGCTGAACCTGCAGACAAAAAAGCACCGGACTCAAGCACCGGCAGCACCGAatccctctctctcctgctcTGCGAAGAAACCATCCCCGGATCGCCGGCCCCCGTCTGTGGCGTCTCGTCGGCCGCCGCCCAGAAAGAGTCCACCAAGGTGTACGCGGAAACGGGCAGTTCGTTCCTGCAGCCGCAGAACATTGCAGCCAACGCCGCCGCCGCGTCCGATCTGAAGCCGGTCCCGATGGACCTGGAACCGGTGGCGGACACGACGATGAATCCGGCGAGGAAGGCGGCGGACACCGTCGATACGCCGACCAGCTCGCCGCGGGACTCGGTTAGCCAGGATGAGA ATCAAGAGCCGGACGCATCGCCCACCAAAAGAAGGAGGCAACGGAAGGCCAGCGAAGAGCCGACCATCAAGCGGAGACGAACCGCTGCTTCAGGGGGTGGTTATGGTTCGCGTGGGGGTCACCGGAACGTGCCCAGCAACG CCACCGACTCGGAGGACAACTCGGACTCGATGGCCTTCCAGCGAGGCGCCTCGGCCGGTGGCAACACGTCCGGAGCCGGAGGCGGTTCCAGCTCGGCGGCGTCCCCTGCCGGGGGGAAATCGGGCCGTCCCTGTCAGTACAactttttggtcaatttgg ATCCCGCCCTCAACAGCGCCCAGCGCGTGGCGATCCTCAAGAAGAAGATCCAGGAGCTGCGCAAAACGTACAACGCCATCAAGGCCGAGCTGGCCAGCATCGACCGGCGGCGGAAGAAGCTGCGAAGGCGCGAGCGCGAAAACAAAAAGCAGGCCAAACTGGCGGCCGCCGCAGCTGCTGCCGCCGGAGCGGCCAACATTTGA